The following proteins come from a genomic window of Lolium rigidum isolate FL_2022 chromosome 5, APGP_CSIRO_Lrig_0.1, whole genome shotgun sequence:
- the LOC124658241 gene encoding uncharacterized protein LOC124658241, giving the protein MDMEMEEAGRKRERLAEAAGAGKKQARQKKLSGKISAASQAVPFHGQETDPLSKLVEDLRLDQAVARRNKENPGMEPIVVEELTEQERMEFVREDRAREIRVLHEISERMYAKLLASEAELARAPPPPPDPNQEDRSELDYSEYRRSWYDKWSSQYGSFEDTTPIPCMRFTDNPMPHLTCNPSTVQIFSVKIAEIAGGLQCPLDVFGTIAMRDSLDHNRNIIFCRTRDNCQSLTQQDRNLVLTGPVRAVVHKYGSVYIDAVLKVKGSSESEDKDLSLLIRRCDRYVPLESIVSSIIHSSKLSTLELAYGIVVSSVEATITVRVIEGSWPAGFRGQFTAGTASLPQMEVLLLDSGEEKVAAADGMVELSRRVVSVERLGQLMVSALLLRGADKVAEAKTFFKPLEAGRSPGELDVGLCKMQVTVAWSPFLKGYPMRGFSPAME; this is encoded by the exons ATGGATATGGAAATGGAGGAGGCGGGGAGAAAGAGAGAACGTCTGGCTGAGGCCGCTGGGGCGGGGAAAAAGCAGGCAAGGCAAAAGAAATTGTCGGGGAAGATTTCAGCGGCTTCACAGGCGGTGCCATTTCACGGGCAAGAGACAGATCCTTTGTCGAAGCTGGTCGAAGACTTAAGGCTGGACCAAGCGGTGGCGAGGCGGAACAAGGAGAACCCCGGCATGGAGCCGATTGTGGTGGAGGAGCTCACGGAGCAGGAGCGGATGGAGTTCGTGCGGGAAGATAGGGCGAGGGAGATCAGGGTGCTGCACGAGATCTCCGAGCGGATGTACGCCAAGTTACTAGCGTCAGAAGCGGAGCTGGcgcgggcgccgccgcctccgccggatccGAACCAAGAAGACCGGTCTGAACTGGATTATAGCGAGTACCGCCGGAGCTGGTACGATAAATGGTCCAGTCAGTACGGCTCTTTCGAGGACACCA CTCCTATCCCCTGCATGCGTTTCACGGACAACCCAATGCCTCACCTCACTTGCAACCCGAGTACCGTACAGATCTTCTCAGTCAAGATTGCGGAAATAGCTGGTGGTTTACAGTGCCCCCTTGATGTGTTTGGCACGATCGCTATGCGCGACAGCCTGGATCATAATCGCAATATTATCTTCTGCCGGACAAGGGACAACTGCCAATCCCTCACCCAACAG GATCGGAATTTAGTCCTAACAGGTCCCGTCCGTGCTGTTGTGCACAAGTATGGATCTGTGTACATTGATGCTGTGTTGAAAGTGAAGGGCAGTTCTGAATCCGAGGACAAAGATCTAAGCCTCCTAATCAGGCGTTGCGATCGCTATGTACCACTTGAATCGATTGTGAGCAGCATAATTCACAGCAGCAAGCTCAGCACTCTGGAGCTGGCATACGGTATCGTCGTCTCTTCTGTCGAGGCCACTATAACAGTCCGGGTCATTGAGGGATCATGGCCAGCTGGGTTCCGCGGCCAGTTTACCGCAGGTACTGCCAGTCTGCCTCAGATGGAAGTCTTGCTGCTCGATTCAGGCGAGGAGAAGGTGGCTGCTGCCGATGGCATGGTGGAACTCTCACGTCGTGTTGTATCTGTCGAGAGGCTTGGTCAGCTGATGGTTTCTGCCTTGTTGCTTCGAGGTGCTGACAAGGTTGCTGAGGCTAAGACCTTCTTTAAACCGTTGGAGGCTGGTAGAAGTCCGGGTGAGCTTGATGTTGGCTTATGCAAGATGCAAGTCACGGTGGCCTGGTCGCCATTTCTGAAAGGCTATCCAATGCGTGGGTTTTCTCCAGCGATGGAATGA
- the LOC124656481 gene encoding uncharacterized protein LOC124656481, with translation MLQGLPRGAASGRLAYELQVTATSCKRPTSEIKMSDVDAARATTGELQAVGRGELQGLHELPFLGAARGQCGCLQLPPPELQRASTCKGLRRSCTRYNDPASADYRRAAADASNATGEPPLMLPAPTSGVAPRMLPAPPVGGSPPMLLSQEGAAASTVVFSGDVVFNEDDLVSWIAASAQNGVLTGFVEYYPGLNFIHVKPRASRLAGRSWPGSARVNPAIHVDPTSFPDAPPTSRFFGSRASQQHRISSRGDARSPLAATPAAPLPRKQKVTALATPPSAPYAADSASAAAVDSVPAPAASEPDAAAAEVPADVGSFGRPSSRTWRLQTSRSPDGWSGRMRSIRSSASYSLHLPGHMTESISSFVRRVEKLCWVEVHRRQLLNMMHGSVGAAER, from the exons ATGCTGCAAGGGCTACCGCGGGGAGCTGCAAGCGGTCGGCTGGCATATGAGCTTCAAGTGACCGCGACGAGCTGCAAGCGGCCGACGTCGGAGATAAAGATGAGTGACGTCGATGCTGCAAGGGCTACCACGGGGGAGCTGCAAGCGGTCGGCCGCGGCGAGCTGCAAGGGCTACATGAACTGCCTTTTCTTGGAGCTGCAAGAGGCcagtgcggatgcttgcaacttCCACCACCTGAGCTGCAAAGGGCCTCCAC CTGCAAGGGCCTACGCCGGAGCTGCACGCGCTACAACGATCCTGCTAGCGCCGACTACCGGAGGGCCGCCGCGGATGCTTCCAACGCCACTGGAGAGCCGCCGCTGATGCTGCCTGCACCTACATCGGGAGTGGCACCGCGGATGCTACCAGCCCCTCCAGTTGGCGGGTCGCCGCCGATGTTGCTATCTCAAGAAGGTGCTGCTGCATCGACGGTGGTCTTCTCGGGTGATGTGGTCTTCAACGAGGACGACCTTGTGTCATGGATAGCAGCGTCGGCGCAGAACG GAGTTTTAACCGGGTTTGTGGAGTATTATCCCGGCCTAAACTTTATACACGTGAAACCGCGAGCGAGCCGTTTGGCAGGCCGGTCTTGGCCGGGTTCAGCCCGAGTAAACCCCGCAATACACGTCGACCCGACGAGTTTTCCAGACGCTCCACCCACCTCGCGTTTTTTTGGTTCACGCGCGTCGCAGCAGCACCGGATTTCCTCTCGCGGCGACGCCAGATCTCCTCTCGCAGCGACGCCGGCGGCTCCGTTGCCCCGCAAACAGAAAGTAACAGCTCTGGCGACGCCTCCTTCAGCACCTTATGCCGCCGACTCAgcatccgccgccgccgttgaCTCAGTACCCGCCCCCGCCGCCTCAGAACCTGATGCCGCCGCCGCTGAGGTTCCTGCCGACGTAGGCTCCTTCGGCCGTCCGTCCTCTCGT ACTTGGAGGCTGCAGACTAGCAGATCTCCAGATGGATGGAGTGGTCGCATGCGCTCCATTCGTTCATCCGCCAGTTATTCGCTTCACCTCCCAGGACACATGACAGAG TCCATTTCATCCTTTGTGAGAAGAGTGGAG AAACTCTGTTGGGTGGAAGTGCATCGGAGACAGCTTCTCAACATGATGCATGGCTCCGTTGGTGCGGCGGAGCGATGA